One Prinia subflava isolate CZ2003 ecotype Zambia chromosome 17, Cam_Psub_1.2, whole genome shotgun sequence DNA segment encodes these proteins:
- the SSTR5 gene encoding somatostatin receptor type 5, producing MDPLYFSGTFSTEAAPREANSSLLLPNVTENGTLPEPAPFQYIHKVLIPVCYLLVCALGLSGNALVIYVVLRHAKMKTVTNIYILNLAVADVLFMLGLPFLATQNAISYWPFGSFLCRLVMTVDGINQFTSIFCLTVMSMDRYLAVVHPIRSTKWRRPRVAKLISATVWTFSFLVVLPVIIFSDVQEDFQTCNMNWPEPVNVWSAAFIIYTSALGFFGPLLVICLCYLLIVVKVKSSGIRVGSTRRRRSERKVTRMVVIIVVVFVFCWLPFYTMNIVNLILILPADPVLEGLYFFMVVLSYANSCANPILYGFLSDNFKQSFRKVLCLRKGDGAEEGDPVEHRQENSSRLQESMLTQRNAEFNGHMQTSKV from the coding sequence atGGATCCTTTGTACTTTTCCGGCACTTTCAGCACGGAAGCCGCTCCCAGAGAGGCGaactcctccctgctgctgcccaacgTGACGGAGAACGGGACGCTCCCGGAGCCAGCCCCGTTCCAGTACATCCACAAGGTGCTGATCCCCGTCTGCTACCTGCTGGTGTGCGCCCTGGGGCTGAGCGGCAACGCCCTGGTCATCTACGTGGTGCTGCGCCACGCCAAGATGAAAACGGTCACCAACATCTACATCCTCAACCTGGCCGTGGCCGACGTGCTCTTCATGCTGGGCCTGCCCTTCCTGGCCACCCAGAACGCCATCTCCTACTGGCCCTTCGGCTCCTTCCTCTGCCGCCTGGTGATGACGGTGGACGGCATCAACCAGTTCACCAGCATCTTCTGCCTGACGGTGATGAGCATGGACCGCTACCTGGCCGTGGTGCACCCCATCAGGTCCACCAAGTGGAGGCGCCCCAGGGTGGCCAAGCTCATCAGCGCCACGGTCTGGACCTTCTCCTTCCTGGTGGTGCTGCCCGTCATCATCTTCTCGGACGTGCAGGAGGACTTCCAGACGTGCAACATGAACTGGCCGGAGCCGGTCAACGTCTGGTCGGCGGCGTTCATCATCTACACCTCGGCGCTGGGCTTCTTCGGGCCCTTGCTGGTCATCTGCCTGTGCTACCTGCTGATCGTGGTCAAGGTTAAATCCTCGGGGATCCGCGTGGGCTCCACGCGGCGCCGCCGGTCGGAGCGGAAGGTCACCAGGATGGTGGTGATCATCGTGGTGGTGTTCGTGTTCTGCTGGCTGCCCTTCTACACCATGAACATCGTCAACCTGATCCTCATCCTGCCCGCCGACCCCGTCCTCGAGGGGCTCTACTTCTTCATGGTGGTGCTGTCCTACGCCAACAGCTGCGCCAACCCCATCCTCTACGGCTTCCTCTCCGACAACTTCAAGCAGAGCTTCCGGAAGGTTCTCTGCCTCCGCAAGGGGGACGGGGCGGAGGAGGGCGACCCCGTGGAGCACCGGCAGGAGAACAGCAGCCGCCTGCAGGAGTCCATGCTGACCCAGAGGAACGCCGAGTTCAACGGGCACATGCAGACCAGCAAGGTCTGA